The following proteins come from a genomic window of Caloenas nicobarica isolate bCalNic1 chromosome 24, bCalNic1.hap1, whole genome shotgun sequence:
- the LOC135998147 gene encoding vasoactive intestinal polypeptide receptor 1-like isoform X1: MGGLWQPPGACTMLVLLLALLMMRVRATHPDCSVVLYFQEQEAECLEIIRTESQRPTPSGPPGQQGCLTEWDGVSCWLAVPVGQSRAVACPDILHVFKKSKALIRRNCTESGWSFPSPLYDNACELEAIGSSNDTEDKKGYFVTMKVLYTCGYSTSLAALILAIGIFSCFRKLHCTRNSIHIHFFTSFILRGAAVFIKDAVLFSDESIDHCTMSTVSCKAAIAFFQYSVLANFYWLLVEGMYLQTLLLLTFTSDKRYIWWYILIGWGVPMLTVCVWVVTRLQYDNHGCWDDYTSLYWWVIKAPILLAIFVNFFIFLNVTRMLAQKIRSPDISKNYKQQYMRLTKSTLLLIPLFGVHYVVFALFPEHIGVDARLYFELVLGSYQGFLVALLYCFLNGEVRVPSMSSPPSCTPNPLLSPGCRSCLSHWVPVGAPGCQHPSMVSVQVQAEIKRNWGKWQSSMESNVFNLVTQDFTA; this comes from the exons ATGGGGGGTCTGTGGCAGCCCCCCGGTGCCTGCACGATGCTGGTCCTGCTGCTCGCACTCCTGATGATGCGG GTGCGAGCAACACATCCCGACTGTTCCGTTGTCCTCTATTTCCAAGAGCAAGAAGCTGAATGCCTGGAGATTATCAGGACCGAAAGCCAAAGGCCAACACCCTCCGGGCCCCCCGGGCAGCAAG GCTGCCTGACCGAGTGGGATGGAGTGAGCTGCTGGTTGGCTGTGCCCGTCGGCCAGTCCCGAGCCGTCGCCTGCCCTGACATCCTCCATGTCTTCAAGAAGTCCAAAG CACTGATCCGGAGGAACTGCACCGAGTCCGGATGGAGCTTCCCCAGCCCCCTCTACGACAATGCTTGTGAGCTGGAGGCCATCGGCAGCAGCAACGACACCGAGGACAAG AAAGGCTATTTTGTCACCATGAAGGTGCTTTACACCTGTGGCTACTCCACATCCCTGGCAGCCCTGATCCTGGCCATCGGCATCTTCTCCTGCTTCAG GAAGCTGCATTGCACCCGGAACTCCATCCACATCCACTTCTTCACCTCCTTCATACTGCGCGGGGCTGCCGTGTTCATCAAGGATGCTGTCCTCTTCTCGGATGAGTCCATCGACCACTGCACCATGTCGACG GTGAGCTGCAAGGCAGCCATCGCCTTCTTCCAGTACTCAGTCCTGGCCAACTTCTACTGGCTGCTGGTGGAGGGCATGTACTTGCagactctgctgctgctcacctTCACCTCTGACAAGAGGTACATCTGGTGGTACATCCTCATCGGCTGGG GTGTCCCCATGCTGACGGTCTGTGTCTGGGTGGTCACCAGGCTGCAATATGACAACCATGG GTGCTGGGATGACTACACCAGTCTCTACTGGTGGGTGATCAAGGCTCCCATCCTCCTGGCCATATTT GTGaacttcttcatcttcctcaaTGTCACCAGAATGTTAGCGCAGAAGATCCGGTCCCCAGACATCAGCAAAAACTACAAGCAGCAGTACAT GAGGCTGACAAAATCCACGCTGCTCCTCATCCCTCTCTTTGGGGTACACTACGTGGTGTTTGCACTCTTCCCCGAGCACATCGGTGTGGATGCCCGGCTGTACTTTGAGCTGGTCCTTGGCTCCTACCAG GGGTTCCTGGTGGCTCTGCTGTACTGCTTCCTGAACGGAGAGGTGCGTGTCCCCTCCATGT CATCCCcaccctcctgcaccccaaatcccttGTTGAGCCCAGGGTGCAGGTCCTGCCTCTCCCATTGGGTGCCGGTGGGTGCCCCAGGGTGCCAGCACCCGTCCATGGTGTCGGTTCAGGTCCAGGCTGAGATCAAGAGGAACTGGGGCAAGTGGCAGTCATCCATGGAGAGCAATGTCTTCAACCTGGTGACCCAAGACTTCACAGCATGA
- the LOC135998147 gene encoding vasoactive intestinal polypeptide receptor 1-like isoform X2 yields the protein MGGLWQPPGACTMLVLLLALLMMRVRATHPDCSVVLYFQEQEAECLEIIRTESQRPTPSGPPGQQGCLTEWDGVSCWLAVPVGQSRAVACPDILHVFKKSKALIRRNCTESGWSFPSPLYDNACELEAIGSSNDTEDKKGYFVTMKVLYTCGYSTSLAALILAIGIFSCFRKLHCTRNSIHIHFFTSFILRGAAVFIKDAVLFSDESIDHCTMSTVSCKAAIAFFQYSVLANFYWLLVEGMYLQTLLLLTFTSDKRYIWWYILIGWGVPMLTVCVWVVTRLQYDNHGCWDDYTSLYWWVIKAPILLAIFVNFFIFLNVTRMLAQKIRSPDISKNYKQQYMRLTKSTLLLIPLFGVHYVVFALFPEHIGVDARLYFELVLGSYQGFLVALLYCFLNGEVQAEIKRNWGKWQSSMESNVFNLVTQDFTA from the exons ATGGGGGGTCTGTGGCAGCCCCCCGGTGCCTGCACGATGCTGGTCCTGCTGCTCGCACTCCTGATGATGCGG GTGCGAGCAACACATCCCGACTGTTCCGTTGTCCTCTATTTCCAAGAGCAAGAAGCTGAATGCCTGGAGATTATCAGGACCGAAAGCCAAAGGCCAACACCCTCCGGGCCCCCCGGGCAGCAAG GCTGCCTGACCGAGTGGGATGGAGTGAGCTGCTGGTTGGCTGTGCCCGTCGGCCAGTCCCGAGCCGTCGCCTGCCCTGACATCCTCCATGTCTTCAAGAAGTCCAAAG CACTGATCCGGAGGAACTGCACCGAGTCCGGATGGAGCTTCCCCAGCCCCCTCTACGACAATGCTTGTGAGCTGGAGGCCATCGGCAGCAGCAACGACACCGAGGACAAG AAAGGCTATTTTGTCACCATGAAGGTGCTTTACACCTGTGGCTACTCCACATCCCTGGCAGCCCTGATCCTGGCCATCGGCATCTTCTCCTGCTTCAG GAAGCTGCATTGCACCCGGAACTCCATCCACATCCACTTCTTCACCTCCTTCATACTGCGCGGGGCTGCCGTGTTCATCAAGGATGCTGTCCTCTTCTCGGATGAGTCCATCGACCACTGCACCATGTCGACG GTGAGCTGCAAGGCAGCCATCGCCTTCTTCCAGTACTCAGTCCTGGCCAACTTCTACTGGCTGCTGGTGGAGGGCATGTACTTGCagactctgctgctgctcacctTCACCTCTGACAAGAGGTACATCTGGTGGTACATCCTCATCGGCTGGG GTGTCCCCATGCTGACGGTCTGTGTCTGGGTGGTCACCAGGCTGCAATATGACAACCATGG GTGCTGGGATGACTACACCAGTCTCTACTGGTGGGTGATCAAGGCTCCCATCCTCCTGGCCATATTT GTGaacttcttcatcttcctcaaTGTCACCAGAATGTTAGCGCAGAAGATCCGGTCCCCAGACATCAGCAAAAACTACAAGCAGCAGTACAT GAGGCTGACAAAATCCACGCTGCTCCTCATCCCTCTCTTTGGGGTACACTACGTGGTGTTTGCACTCTTCCCCGAGCACATCGGTGTGGATGCCCGGCTGTACTTTGAGCTGGTCCTTGGCTCCTACCAG GGGTTCCTGGTGGCTCTGCTGTACTGCTTCCTGAACGGAGAG GTCCAGGCTGAGATCAAGAGGAACTGGGGCAAGTGGCAGTCATCCATGGAGAGCAATGTCTTCAACCTGGTGACCCAAGACTTCACAGCATGA
- the METTL2A gene encoding tRNA N(3)-methylcytidine methyltransferase METTL2A: MAAPREAPERRLFGRRFLTDPARLFQHNAWDNVEWSEEQEASARSKVQENSSQLLPQDKQEDYEVNAKRYWDDFYKIHENGFFKDRHWLFTEFPELAPNRNPSQNGDCVHEFSNKEESNHEGLGSCENGHCSLEIRAENQLNLIKNTAKICTEELAAQKYDELNHSDGDYPGSSASYRILEVGCGAGNTVFPILQTNNDPGLFVYCCDFSTTAVDLVQNNAEFDSSRCFAFVHDLCNDQSPFPMPDGSLDIVILIFVLSAILPEKMQCIVNRLSRLLKPGGMILLRDYGRYDLAQLRFKKGQCLSDNFYVRGDGTRVYFFTQDELDDLFTTAGLEKIQNLVDRRLQVNRGKQMTMYRVWIQCKYRKPAAPQL, from the exons ATGGCGGCGCCCAGGGAGGCGCCGGAGCGGCGGCTCTTCGGGAGGCGCTTCCTCACCGACCCTGCCCGCCTCTTCCAGCACAACGCCTG GGATAATGTGGAGTGGTCAGAAGAGCAGGAAGCCAGTGCCAGGAGTAAAGTTCAAGAGAACAGCTCACAGCTCTTGCCACAAGATAAACAAG AGGATTATGAGGTGAACGCTAAGAGGTACTGGGATGACTTTTATAAAATCCACGAAAATGGCTTCTTCAAGGACAGGCACTGGCTGTTCACTGAATTTCCTGAGCTGGCTCCTAACAGGAACCCAAGTCAAAATGGGGATTGTGTGCATGAATTTAGTAACAAAGAAGAATCCAACCATGAAGGGCTGGGAAGCTGTGAAAATGGACATTGTTCATTGGAAATCAGGGCAGAGAATCAGCTAAACCTGATAAAAAACACAGCTAAGATTTGCACAGAGGAGCTGGCTGCGCAGAAATATGATGAGCTGAATCACAGTGATGGAGATTACCCAGGATCATCTGCGTCTTATCGAATATTAGAG GttggctgtggtgctggaaaTACGGTCTTCCCAATTTTACAAACCAACAA tgaccCAGGACTTTTTGTTtattgctgtgatttttctaCAACGGCTGTGGATCTTGTCCAG AACAATGCAGAATTTGATTCTTCTCGCTGCTTTGCGTTTGTCCACGACCTGTGCAATGACCAGAGTCCTTTCCCGATGCCAGATGGGAGTCTTGACATTGTTATTCTTATCTTTGTCCTCTCAGCAATTCTCCCAGAGAA gATGCAGTGCATCGTTAACAGACTGAGTCGCCTTCTGAAACCGGGAGGAATGATTTTGCTACGAGATTATGGCCGTTACGATCTGGCCCAGCTTCGGTTTAAGAaag GTCAATGTCTGTCTGATAACTTCTATGTGAGAGGTGATGGCACCAGAGTCTACTTCTTCACACAAG ATGAATTAGATGACCTCTTCACAACAGCTGGGCTGGAGAAAATCCAGAATCTGGTTGATCGGCGATTGCAGGTGAACCGTGGGAAACAAATGACGATGTATCGAGTATGGATCCAGTGCAAATACCGCAAGCCTGCTGCCCCTCAGCTGTGA